One Streptomyces sp. SAI-135 DNA segment encodes these proteins:
- a CDS encoding sigma-70 family RNA polymerase sigma factor: MSVLRRIARRGQGEQHGDPLDAAQERRVRAVLALGGVPQADLPDGVQQVRLRLLERAAKGYEAPRDVSAWAAVVASNLAMDWHRAKKRQERLGERLASLRQHEHPSGEDTSVLSLAVAQGLDELPDQQRQVLVLRFFADLPVRSIAQELGVPEGTVKSRLHTAVRALRTRLHEDEVV; this comes from the coding sequence GTGTCTGTGCTGCGCAGAATCGCCCGCCGTGGCCAGGGGGAACAGCATGGGGACCCCCTGGACGCGGCGCAGGAACGCCGGGTGCGGGCCGTGCTCGCCCTGGGCGGGGTGCCGCAGGCGGACCTGCCGGACGGGGTGCAGCAGGTCCGCCTGCGGTTGCTGGAGCGGGCGGCGAAGGGGTACGAGGCGCCGCGGGACGTGTCCGCGTGGGCGGCCGTCGTCGCCTCCAACCTCGCCATGGACTGGCACCGGGCCAAGAAGCGCCAGGAGCGGCTGGGGGAGCGGCTGGCCTCGCTCCGGCAGCACGAGCACCCCTCGGGGGAGGACACCAGCGTGCTCTCCCTGGCCGTCGCCCAGGGCCTGGACGAGCTGCCCGACCAGCAGCGCCAGGTCCTGGTGCTGCGGTTCTTCGCCGACCTGCCGGTGCGCTCGATCGCCCAGGAGCTGGGCGTCCCGGAGGGCACGGTGAAAAGCCGCCTGCACACGGCGGTGCGGGCCCTGCGCACCCGCCTGCACGAGGACGAGGTGGTGTGA
- a CDS encoding aspartate-semialdehyde dehydrogenase yields MRVGIVGATGQVGTVMRGILKERNFPVTELRLFASARSAGSVLDGVTVEDAATADYTGLDIVLFSAGGSTSKALAEKVASQGAVVIDNSSAWRKDPEVPLVVSEVNPHAIADRPKGIIANPNCTTMAAMPVLKVLDAEAGLLTLIATTYQAVSGSGLAGVAELHGQVQKVVADADKLTHDGSAVDFPEPQVYKRPIAFNVLPFAGNLVEDGLNETDEEQKLRNESRKILELPELKVSGTCVRVPVFSGHSLQVNARFARPISPERATEILAGAPGVTLSDIPTPLQAAGQDASFVGRIRRDETVDNGLALFISNDNLRKGAALNAVQIAELVAAELKG; encoded by the coding sequence GTGAGGGTCGGAATCGTCGGAGCCACCGGGCAGGTCGGCACGGTCATGCGCGGGATCCTCAAGGAGCGGAACTTCCCGGTCACGGAGCTGCGCCTGTTCGCCTCCGCGCGCTCGGCGGGCTCGGTCCTGGACGGCGTGACGGTCGAGGACGCGGCGACGGCCGACTACACCGGCCTGGACATCGTGCTGTTCTCCGCGGGCGGATCGACCTCGAAGGCACTGGCCGAGAAGGTCGCCTCGCAGGGCGCGGTCGTGATCGACAACTCCTCGGCCTGGCGCAAGGACCCCGAGGTCCCGCTGGTCGTCTCCGAGGTGAACCCGCACGCCATCGCGGACCGCCCCAAGGGCATCATCGCCAACCCGAACTGCACCACGATGGCCGCGATGCCGGTCCTGAAGGTGCTGGACGCCGAGGCGGGCCTCCTGACGCTGATCGCCACCACCTACCAGGCGGTGTCCGGCTCGGGCCTCGCGGGCGTGGCGGAGCTGCACGGCCAGGTGCAGAAGGTCGTCGCCGACGCGGACAAGCTCACCCATGACGGCTCGGCGGTCGACTTCCCCGAGCCGCAGGTCTACAAGCGGCCCATCGCCTTCAACGTGCTGCCCTTCGCCGGCAACCTCGTCGAGGACGGCCTGAACGAGACCGACGAGGAGCAGAAGCTCCGCAACGAGTCCCGCAAGATCCTGGAACTCCCCGAGCTGAAGGTCTCCGGCACCTGTGTGCGCGTGCCGGTCTTCTCCGGTCACTCCCTCCAGGTCAACGCCCGCTTCGCCCGCCCGATCTCCCCGGAGCGCGCGACGGAGATCCTGGCGGGCGCCCCCGGGGTGACCCTCTCGGACATCCCGACCCCGCTCCAGGCCGCCGGCCAGGACGCCTCCTTCGTCGGCCGCATCCGCCGCGACGAGACCGTGGACAACGGCCTCGCCCTGTTCATCTCCAACGACAACCTCCGCAAGGGCGCCGCGCTGAACGCGGTCCAGATCGCGGAGCTGGTGGCGGCCGAGCTCAAGGGCTAG
- a CDS encoding DUF1203 domain-containing protein, translated as MTTYTARPVAPATLKELRTADDAGRPLSPFTDEEGGAPLRCCLRRSEPGERIALVSYAPLRRWAAGTGAEPGAYDEQGPVFLHAEECAGPDGREGYPFAGTHRTVRRYSRDGHILGGELVEELGDDAFRNAFDDPSVALVHVRAVEYGCFLYEVRRP; from the coding sequence ATGACGACCTACACCGCACGCCCCGTCGCACCCGCCACCCTGAAGGAACTCCGCACCGCCGACGACGCCGGCCGCCCCCTGTCCCCCTTCACCGACGAGGAGGGCGGCGCCCCGCTCCGCTGCTGTCTGCGCCGCAGCGAGCCGGGTGAGCGGATCGCGCTGGTCTCCTACGCACCCCTGCGCCGCTGGGCGGCCGGGACCGGCGCCGAGCCCGGGGCGTACGACGAACAGGGCCCGGTCTTCCTCCACGCCGAGGAGTGCGCGGGGCCGGACGGACGCGAGGGGTATCCCTTCGCGGGCACCCACCGGACCGTGCGCCGCTACTCCCGCGACGGGCACATCCTGGGCGGAGAACTGGTCGAGGAGCTGGGCGACGACGCCTTCCGAAACGCGTTCGACGACCCGTCCGTGGCACTGGTCCACGTCCGGGCCGTCGAGTACGGCTGTTTCCTCTACGAGGTCAGGAGGCCCTAG